One window of the Nocardia huaxiensis genome contains the following:
- a CDS encoding acetaldehyde dehydrogenase (acetylating) — protein sequence MTSKVTAAIVGSGNISTDLLYKLLRSEKIEPRWMIGIDPDSEGLKRARGLGLETSAEGADWLLALDEKPDMLFEATSAYVHRAYAPKYEAAGIRAVDLTPAAVGPAVIPPVNLDSLRDAMNVNMITCGGQATIPMVAAVSRVVPVEYAEIVASVSSVSAGPGTRANIDEFTKTTSKGVETIGGAKRGKAIIILNPAEPPMIMRDTIFCAIPEDADRDAIADSIFRMEKSIQEYVPGYRLLNDPQFDDPSVISGGMAKVSIFVEVEGAGDFLPPYAGNLDIMTAAATRVGEVLADQIISARV from the coding sequence GTGACTAGCAAAGTCACCGCCGCGATCGTCGGGTCCGGCAATATCAGCACCGATCTGCTGTACAAGCTGCTGCGTTCGGAGAAGATCGAGCCGCGCTGGATGATCGGCATCGACCCGGATTCCGAAGGCTTGAAGCGAGCGCGCGGGCTCGGCCTGGAAACCTCCGCCGAGGGCGCGGATTGGCTGCTCGCCCTGGACGAGAAGCCGGACATGCTGTTCGAGGCGACCTCGGCGTACGTGCACCGCGCCTACGCGCCGAAGTACGAGGCCGCGGGCATTCGCGCCGTCGACCTCACCCCGGCCGCGGTCGGCCCGGCGGTGATCCCGCCGGTGAACCTGGATTCGCTGCGCGACGCCATGAACGTCAACATGATCACCTGCGGCGGTCAGGCGACGATTCCGATGGTGGCGGCCGTATCCCGGGTCGTGCCTGTCGAATACGCGGAGATCGTGGCCTCGGTGTCGTCGGTCTCGGCCGGTCCGGGTACCCGCGCGAACATCGACGAGTTCACCAAGACCACCTCCAAGGGTGTCGAGACCATCGGTGGGGCCAAGCGTGGCAAGGCCATCATCATCCTGAACCCGGCCGAGCCGCCGATGATCATGCGCGACACCATCTTCTGCGCGATCCCGGAAGACGCCGATCGGGATGCCATCGCCGACTCCATCTTCCGCATGGAGAAGTCGATCCAGGAGTACGTGCCGGGCTACCGCCTGCTCAATGATCCGCAGTTCGACGATCCGTCGGTGATCTCCGGTGGCATGGCCAAGGTTTCGATCTTCGTCGAGGTCGAGGGCGCGGGCGACTTCCTGCCGCCGTACGCGGGCAACCTCGACATCATGACCGCCGCCGCCACCCGCGTCGGCGAAGTGCTGGCGGATCAGATCATTTCGGCTCGGGTGTAA
- the dmpG gene encoding 4-hydroxy-2-oxovalerate aldolase: MSNILKPFSGELDVRVTDTSLRDGSHHKRHQFTVDEVRNIVAALDGSGVPVIEVTHGDGLGGSSFNYGFSKTPEQELIKAAAETAKQAKIAFLMLPGVGVKEDIKISQDNGASICRIATHCTEADVSIQHFGLARDLGLETVGFLMMAHSTTPENLAKQARIMADAGCQCVYVVDSAGALVLEQVSDRVSALVAELGDDAQVGFHGHENLGLAVANSVYAVRAGATQIDGSARRFGAGAGNLPVEAFIGVCDKLGIKTGVDFFAVTDAAEDVVRPAMPSECLLDRQALMMGYAGVYSSFLRHAERQAERYGVSAAEMLVRAGKRKLVGGQEDQLIDIALELQREAATTA, from the coding sequence ATGAGCAATATCTTGAAGCCCTTCTCGGGCGAACTCGATGTGCGCGTCACCGACACCTCGCTGCGGGACGGCTCGCATCACAAGCGGCACCAGTTCACCGTGGATGAGGTGCGCAATATCGTTGCCGCACTCGATGGTTCGGGCGTCCCGGTCATCGAGGTCACGCACGGTGACGGCCTCGGCGGTTCCTCGTTCAACTACGGTTTCTCCAAAACCCCTGAGCAGGAACTGATCAAGGCCGCCGCGGAGACCGCCAAGCAGGCCAAGATCGCCTTCCTCATGCTGCCGGGTGTCGGCGTCAAGGAAGACATCAAGATCTCGCAGGACAATGGCGCGAGCATCTGCCGCATCGCCACGCACTGCACCGAGGCGGACGTCTCCATCCAGCACTTCGGCCTGGCCCGGGATCTGGGCCTGGAGACGGTCGGCTTCCTCATGATGGCGCACTCCACCACCCCGGAGAACCTGGCCAAGCAGGCGCGCATCATGGCCGACGCGGGCTGCCAGTGCGTGTACGTCGTGGACTCGGCGGGCGCGCTGGTGCTGGAGCAGGTGTCGGACCGCGTCTCGGCGCTGGTCGCCGAGCTCGGCGACGACGCGCAGGTCGGCTTCCACGGCCACGAGAACCTCGGCCTGGCCGTCGCCAACTCGGTGTACGCGGTGCGCGCCGGCGCCACCCAGATCGACGGCAGCGCACGGCGTTTCGGCGCGGGCGCGGGCAACCTGCCGGTCGAGGCGTTCATCGGCGTGTGCGACAAGCTCGGCATCAAGACCGGCGTGGACTTCTTCGCCGTCACCGACGCCGCGGAAGACGTGGTCCGCCCGGCCATGCCCAGCGAGTGCCTCCTGGACCGCCAGGCCCTCATGATGGGTTACGCGGGCGTCTACTCCTCGTTCCTCCGGCACGCGGAGCGCCAGGCCGAACGCTACGGCGTCTCCGCCGCGGAGATGCTGGTCCGCGCGGGCAAACGCAAACTGGTCGGCGGCCAGGAAGACCAGCTCATCGACATCGCGCTCGAACTGCAGCGCGAGGCTGCCACCACCGCCTGA
- a CDS encoding CAP domain-containing protein: protein MKLSTTAAALAVAAGAGLFALPAAPAQALTNCDVDTAALALNQEEPEVFDTINVMRAEAGLPAVTHTETMSRASEWASNDSAGRGSAPANHVDTLGRDISTRFAECGVPAATSIAEINFYGTNVTPSDAMNFWANSPTHRAIILDGGLTQVGVSVIYKDGSQFWTVTFASDTSEGGVGGIELPLQVTRSNLTGAEHQAAFDELTAKGYRLTDITATSGSDPRYSSTWSFDTTGTPWAARHGVDSATYQAEFDSLNNQGYRLVLVRGYEVNGASHFVGIWEQNDGRRWQAGHDMSIDEFNSRDALFRHQGYTLVQENYYTVNGQTFVAAIWNG from the coding sequence ATGAAACTCTCGACAACCGCTGCGGCCCTGGCTGTTGCCGCCGGTGCGGGCTTGTTCGCCCTCCCGGCCGCACCCGCCCAGGCGCTCACCAATTGCGATGTGGACACCGCCGCTCTGGCCTTGAATCAGGAAGAGCCCGAGGTGTTCGACACCATCAATGTGATGCGCGCCGAAGCCGGCCTGCCCGCGGTGACCCACACCGAGACCATGTCCCGCGCGTCCGAATGGGCCAGCAACGACAGCGCCGGTCGTGGCAGCGCTCCGGCGAACCACGTCGACACGCTGGGTCGCGACATCTCGACGCGGTTCGCCGAATGTGGTGTTCCCGCAGCCACTTCCATTGCCGAGATCAACTTCTACGGCACGAACGTGACCCCGTCCGACGCCATGAACTTCTGGGCCAACTCGCCGACCCACAGGGCGATCATCCTGGACGGCGGACTCACCCAGGTCGGCGTCTCGGTGATCTACAAGGACGGCAGCCAGTTCTGGACGGTCACCTTCGCCTCCGACACCTCGGAGGGTGGTGTCGGCGGCATCGAGCTGCCCCTGCAGGTCACCCGCTCGAACCTGACCGGAGCCGAGCACCAGGCCGCCTTCGACGAGTTGACCGCCAAGGGCTACCGGCTCACCGATATCACCGCGACCAGCGGCAGCGACCCGCGCTACTCGAGCACCTGGAGCTTCGACACCACCGGTACCCCGTGGGCGGCCCGGCACGGCGTGGATTCGGCCACCTATCAGGCCGAGTTCGACAGCCTGAACAACCAGGGCTACCGCCTCGTCCTGGTGCGCGGCTACGAGGTCAACGGCGCCTCGCACTTCGTCGGCATCTGGGAGCAGAACGACGGCCGCCGCTGGCAGGCCGGCCACGACATGTCGATCGACGAGTTCAACAGCCGCGACGCGCTCTTCCGCCACCAGGGCTACACCCTCGTGCAGGAGAACTACTACACGGTGAACGGCCAGACCTTCGTGGCCGCCATCTGGAACGGCTGA
- a CDS encoding DUF433 domain-containing protein — protein sequence MSKLERIVFDPEVCGGSPVIRGSRYPVELLLDLLAAGLPVTEILDDHPELTADDLLAVIEYGVVGAYRRSLVRH from the coding sequence ATGTCGAAATTGGAGCGCATCGTCTTCGACCCGGAGGTCTGCGGCGGCAGCCCGGTGATCCGGGGTTCACGGTATCCGGTGGAGTTGCTGCTGGATCTGCTCGCGGCCGGGCTGCCGGTCACCGAGATCCTCGATGACCACCCCGAACTCACCGCGGACGACCTGCTGGCCGTCATCGAGTACGGCGTGGTCGGCGCCTACCGGCGTTCATTGGTCCGTCATTAG